Proteins from a single region of Sesamum indicum cultivar Zhongzhi No. 13 linkage group LG5, S_indicum_v1.0, whole genome shotgun sequence:
- the LOC105162616 gene encoding glucan endo-1,3-beta-glucosidase, basic isoform-like, whose protein sequence is MTINVSAFCSNEALPLSDYKKRYRDAQIGASYGTIGDDLPPATEVLALCNQYNIQRIRLYNPNPSVLQALQGNINISVIVGVANEDIIRIASDAKLAKSWVRNNILKYENVNFRYIAVGNEISPLDGGSAGIAPSVVPAMQNIYNAISAFGLGGKVKVSTALSFAVLGTSYPPSAGAFRPEIQSSYINPIVQFLAKTRGPFLVNVYPYFAYVSNPNDIHLDYALFTSPSIVVRDGKYQYQNLFDAMVDATHAALQKVGGDVEVVVTETGWPSAGGTATTVDNARSYNSNLIKSVRKGTPRKPGKPIETYIFDLIDENQKSPEIEKHWGLFLPNKQPKYPISFAK, encoded by the exons ATGACAATCAATGTTTCTGCATTCTGTTCAAATGAGGCTTTGCCATTATCTGACTATAAAAAGAGGTATAGAG ATGCTCAGATAGGAGCTTCTTACGGCACTATTGGCGATGATCTACCACCAGCAACAGAAGTGCTTGCTCTCTGCAACCAATACAACATTCAGAGGATCCGTCTCTACAATCCGAACCCATCAGTTCTCCAAGCCCTTCAAGGCAACATCAACATTTCAGTCATAGTAGGTGTTGCAAATGAGGACATCATACGGATAGCATCAGATGCCAAACTTGCAAAATCTTGGGTTCGGAACAACATTCTCAAGTATGAAAATGTGAACTTCAGATACATAGCAGTTGGAAATGAGATCAGCCCGTTGGACGGTGGAAGTGCTGGTATTGCACCAAGTGTTGTTCCAGCCATGCAGAATATCTACAACGCCATTTCTGCGTTTGGGCTTGGGGGAAAAGTGAAGGTTTCTACTGCCTTGAGCTTTGCAGTTCTTGGAACGTCCTATCCTCCGTCTGCAGGGGCGTTCAGACCTGAAATCCAATCATCGTATATCAATCCTATAGTTCAGTTTCTTGCGAAAACTCGGGGCCCTTTTCTTGTCAATGTGTACCCTTACTTTGCATATGTTAGTAACCCCAATGACATTCATCTGGATTATGCACTCTTTACATCTCCTTCGATAGTTGTTAGAGACGGAAAGTACCAGTACCAGAATCTGTTTGATGCTATGGTGGATGCAACCCATGCAGCATTGCAAAAGGTAGGTGGAGACGTGGAAGTTGTTGTTACAGAAACTGGATGGCCGTCGGCTGGTGGAACAGCAACAACTGTTGACAATGCAAGGAGttacaattcaaatttgatcaagAGTGTCAGAAAGGGTACCCCAAGAAAACCTGGAAAACCTATTGAAACTTACATCTTTGACTTGATTGATGAGAACCAGAAGAGCCCTGAAATTGAGAAGCATTGGGGACTGTTTCTTCCTAACAAACAGCCTAAATATCCCATCTCGTTTGCTAAATAG